The Tripterygium wilfordii isolate XIE 37 chromosome 21, ASM1340144v1, whole genome shotgun sequence genome segment GTTATGACACAGAAAAAGGACAACGGCGCTAGACTGCGGCGCCGCAGGACAAAGAGAAGGAGCCTTGTGGTCTGTACCGTTAgattttcaatttaattgatgtgattcttttttcctcattttcttaaCTAGTTCTCATTTGTTCTCCCAAACAAAACTTACTGAAGGCTACAGTGGAGAAGCTAAGTGCAATGATGTCGAAGAAGAGAGCAAAATCGGAACGCATGAAGAAGAGGCTGAGCAAAATGAAAGCCCAAGTGGAAGAGATGGGGTCAGAATGTGCCACAATGCTTGAGCAGAATAAGTTGGCGATTGAGGAGAATGTTGACATCCAACTCTCCGTAGATTTCATGGTGCTTGCCTTCTTATGCAGCGGCAATGGTGGAGGCTGATTACTATGCCAAATCCTAGCCTATGCCTATGTGTCTTTGGTGTGCAATTTACAATTTCTTTGATTGTGGTGGAAGGAAGCTAATGGCTATTGGTTTCCCCAAAACCTAGCCTATGCATATGTGTCTTCTGGGCATGTAATTGCCTGTTTCTTTTATTGTGGTGGAAGGAATCTGATGGCTGTTGGTTTCCCCAAACCCTGACCTATGCGGTATGTGTCTTCTGGGCATGTAATTGCCTGTTTCTTTGATTGTGGTGGAAGGAAGCTGATGGCTGTTGGTTTCCCCAAACCCTAGCCTATGTGTTTGTGTCTGTTTGGCTTGCAATTTCTTATTTCTTTGATTGAATGAAAGGAGGCTGATTACTGGTGGTTTCCCTAACCCCCTATCCTATGCatgtgtttatttttttggCATTCAATTTCCTATGTCTTTGATTCTGAATTGGTTGATAGCTCTGTAGAGCAAGGGAGAGGAGGGTCCTCATTGTTGTTGAGAGGATAAAAAAAGATGGAAGAGTACAACTTATATGCTGATTGGCACTAGTGGGATATAATTACAAGCAATATGTTCTACAGTGTTACcaattgattttgatgatatagTAGATTAGTATATCAAATCACTGGACAAGTGTCTATTTTTCCCTGTCAATTTGTCTCATCAATGCTCAGTTATAACTCTTAAGAATTATCTCTGCTACATGGCAACTACACCTTACTTTTTCTGTCATAACATATATGAGACTCGTTCTAGCCTGAAGCCTATGTGTATGCCTATTTTGTACTTTGCTTGTTGCTCGAGGTGGACTTAGGCTTGCATTGTGCAATACCCACCCCCAATCTGCATAGTTTGTGAATATTGTTAATTTACACAGAACGTGATTGCAGAGGTCTTTTGTTGGTGAAGCGAAAATAAGTTGTTTTAAAATATACCACACCTTTGAGCCGCTTTTTTCGATATAGGAATGTCGAAATTGCATATTGAATTTGGAAAATATTATGTAAGTTCTTATTTATGTTTATGACTATGCATAATTAGTTCTTTAATTTTTGTACTCAAGCAATGGAACAATGATGTTGAATATTATATAACGCATTACTCATACACTGGTTCTTTGAGAGGTTATATGCCCGCCAACTTCTGGTTTTGTCATAACCAAATTAACGGCAAAATTATAAGGCAATTTGGCAACATCATTGCTTACTGTGTTCATTTTTCTATGGAAGAAATCACACCTTGTTGCagacgtttttgtttaatcaaGTTATGTTGTCGTTTTGGTCTAGAATGTACTTATCAAACTGAGCAATCTACTGATGCAGTGTATATTCAGTACCTCAATTATATGCCTTGTTGAGAAAACACACTTGAACAGCCAGCTAATGCAAGTACTCCTTAATGTCTGCAAGTACTCCTTAATGTCTTAACTTTTTGAAAGATTAAGTAGATTTAGTTATCTACTGTAGATGTCTTTGATATTTCTTTTGGTTGCTAAGATGTGGTGGAGAGTGCTGTGAGGTAGTGtgtcttgtgtgtgtgtgtgtgtgtgtgtgttggggTGCATGTGTAGGAATCTATATGGTAGGGGTGTGGAGGAGTTTGTTATGGTGGAGATTGAGCTTTCTCAGAGAAATAGCACTTCGTAAAGCGTGGTAGACGTAAACTGAATTCAGAAGACCACTTACTGTGCTAATTACCTGTAGGTGGAAGATTGTTATTTTAATTATGCTAGTTTTTGGTACTCTTAGTAGCAGAGTGGGCCATAGTCCGAAGATAGGGAACTTCACTATCAAAGCAAGAACATGGAAGTCCTTTTATCAAAGGAATTCTTACTTCATATTCTCGTAACATTTCTCCTTCTGAGAAACTATGAAGTTGTTTCTTGTGTTAAACAACTTATATAAGTGGCATGATTTTGTTAAATGTTATTCTTCACAAATCCCATTCAATAAATGTTTTTGCTGGCTTCTGTTCCTGGTACATCTCATAGTTCTGGACTTCAGTGAATAGATTGAGGAGAAGGTTTTATGCTACTACTTCTTGATGCCAAAATCCAACGACTCTTGTTAAAATAACCaatttttttcatttcctttcttgAAATGCTTGTGCGCTTCAATCGTCCAATAGTTTTTTACTTGGATTAGATGATTTTCTTAATCCTCTCTTTCTATGGCTTGGGAAAAACACTGTCTGATCTTCTATTTTCTGCATGTACATGTTAGAGTGCTCTTGAGTGTACATGCAGTTTTGGTAATTTTAGCATATTGCTTATTGCTAGTGAGGTTCGTAAGTATGGAGCTGATGTGATATCTCATTCATGGGATGACATATTGATGAACTGTTAAAAGTTGTCAGTTTTCGCCTTTGTTAAATATCATTCATATCCAAAGTTTTGTGACACAAATTGGCTATGCTTTGCAGGGTTGACAATGATTGAAGTTTGGTTGCCTTACAGTGGACTGTTGAGTAGGCTCCAGGGTTGTCCAGTGGAATGCAATTTGAACTTCGAGACAAGTCGTAGCTCAGACATTTTTGGGTACGAATTACTGCTCGTGCATCTTGGATTTAAAATGATAACTAGTGTTTTGCAGGTGATTTCCATAACAAAGTATTTCTTAATTAATAAGTTTGTTACATTGTACTCTATAGCCATCCTTTCCCTGTCCTCTCTTTAAAAGCATTGTGTTTTCATGTGAAAGTTTTTAATCATAATAATTCAGTTACTTATTTTGTTGTATGCATAAATTGTGACTCAGAACTTATGAGCAGTGGAAAATGCATATCCAACTTGGTGGTCATATATGAGACAATCTGGGTAGTTTAGCTGGCTGCAAGGTTCATCTCCATATTCTGAAAGAAATTCAGTTTGCAGAAGTTGATACACAAGGTTATGTTAGCATTTGCAGACCTTGTACATGTTCAGGTAAATGTATAACCTGCAGAGCGCAGTATGTATTTACTGTTGATCTGTTAATCCACCGCCATGGAATAAATCATTCTTTTTTTAGTTTGTCCCTGAAACAGTAGTGGTTTCCTGTCAACATATAGTCTTTACCCTACACTTGATTATTTCTGGAAGTAGCAGTAGGTGCAATGAAAATATAATCTGGATGCATATCATAAATGGCATTTTTAGTCATTGATTTCAGCATATGGATTTGGCATTATTTCTTTTGAGGTTGTGAATTGTGCAGCTGATGTTAAGATTATTATTTGCAAATCATGATGTTAAAACAAAGAATtagatatgtacatatatacttctCAAAGGAAGTTCTCTCCCTCTTCCtctccctcttttttttctcttcaattttTATCTGACATATTGATCAGTTTAACTGCTACAGAGATCTTTTAACAGATTATTGAAGAATCAGTCATGTCAGTAAGGACTAAAGCACACAACACAGGGTACAGCATCGTATGACAAACAGAAGGAGGCTCAAGGTCAGTACCGTTAGATCTTGTATTTTAGTAAGCTAAGTACATTCAGATTTCTTCTTTTATCATATCCCTTTTTGCAACTTCTTATTTGTTCTCCTAaacaaaccaaaaccaaaaccaaatgaAAGCTACATTGGAGAAGATAAGAGCAAAGGTTCGAAGAAGAGAGCTGAAGCAGAACCCGAACCTGTTGAGAAGAGGCTAAACAAAACGGAAGCCTAAGTGGAAGAGATGGAATCAGAACGATTTCATGTATTTCTATTTAATGTAGGGTGTGAAAAAAATATACCCCTCATGGTTATCTCTATTCATGGTTCTTATCATTGTGGATCTTCTCACAGAGagcttgaatttgaattttcaagGTTCTGTTCTGATGTtccaaatttatttttgtatcCAAGATTCGTCTCTTCTCTTCCATCTGATCATTCCAGGTGATTTCATGCAGTCTAGCTCTTTCTTGTCTAAGCATTGAAAGCTGGTGATCCTCATGATTTGAAAGCAGCTGTGAGAACATTAACTCAACATTACACTTCGAATGCAAAGATGGAAATTATCAATCACTAATAATCGACAAGGCATGATTAGATTAATCAACTTTTTTAATTGACAATATGTGCTTAAGTTGTGATTTCAATGTGAAAAAATATTTCTCAAGatatttcaaaatcaaaaggaaaatgCTTTATTATGTCGAGTTCAATGAGCATTCAATGATGAGTCAAATAGGAGACCATTATAATAGAGATCACAACAATTCTGGTTTGGATCCACAAGATCTCATGTGCATTATATGGGTCAGGACTTGTGGAATTCAAGATTTCACTTTGGATCTTGTGTAGTGAATTTGTGTGTGTAGTTAgggataattgagataccaaCTCGGATATTTTATCATTTCGAATCGAAACAATAGGAAAAATCTCCTTTTACAGGGGAAATATACGAAAACTACGAGTCATGTAAAtctagaagaaaagagagaggaaaaggaGATGGAAAATCTTACCAGCTTACGAGAAAATGCATCCACAAGAACTTGTTGGTGACTAATCTTTCCCCTCAAATAACATATTTCAGTCTTTAATATCTGATTCTCAGCTGCTCTTGTTTGCAGATATTGATCCATCAGATCTTTTTCTGACCTCAACCGTCCATTCTCCCtcttcaaatcttcattttCGCTGCCAACCATTACTAAATCAGtctccatcatctttctttCGCGCTGCCAGATTAAATACAAACAAGTGAAAATATGAAAactgttaacatatatatagatgatttcAGTTCCTAATCATCAATAACTCGTTTTCTTGGGAGACAACTTAATCAAAAGACAAAACTTTACCTTCAATCGCTCTCGGTAAGCTTTGTCGCACAATCTTTTCTTTTCGCTTGGTTCCTTCTTACTTATAGGAAAGTTTTCTCCTGTGTTGCATACATTTGGAATCTGAGAAGATATCATTGGTTCATTTGAATGGTTCGGAAGTGTCACATTTAATCTTCTGCTTGTACCAGCAGCCTGAGTAAATTGTGATACTCCTGCATTAAGCCAACTGGTTTTCTTTAGCTTACCAAAGCATAAGTAGTGTCGAAACTATTTATTAACGATGCGGGAGGAAACAACGAACAAGATTAAATCAAAGCTTAATCAAGGAAATAAACAACAGAATCCACCAGATTTGAGTGACCACTAGGGTCGACTACAACcttaaaatagagaaaaaaaacataaaacacgaaattatgaaaaatatcattAAAACATTAAGAGGCCCGTTTGAGGTCCTAAATGATGAAATTTGCCAAAAATATGGTGGGGCTAGTAGCATAGGAAATAGTCTTGATTATCACATCGAAACGAGTCTCCCCCGATCAAATTTCATGCAATTATGATAACATGAAGATCTATGTATCTTTACAAGTCTAAGGTACCTTGTTCATGCAAGCTGAAACGCTTTTGTGATTCTTCAAAAACCACTGCAATATCGTCTGCAAACAAGAAGAATAACAAGAAGATAAACTAA includes the following:
- the LOC119989561 gene encoding uncharacterized protein LOC119989561 — encoded protein: MTPGNHATGSAMSVMTQKKDNGARLRRRRTKRRSLVATVEKLSAMMSKKRAKSERMKKRLSKMKAQVEEMGSECATMLEQNKLAIEENVDIQLSVDFMVLAFLCSGNGGG
- the LOC119989560 gene encoding uncharacterized protein LOC119989560 isoform X2; translation: MEKYRIPKSPDLTSRHLPSTFGDDDIAVVFEESQKRFSLHEQGENFPISKKEPSEKKRLCDKAYRERLKRERKMMETDLVMVGSENEDLKRENGRLRSEKDLMDQYLQTRAAENQILKTEICYLRGKISHQQVLVDAFSRKLLLSNHEDHQLSMLRQERARLHEITWNDQMEEKRRILDTKINLEHQNRTLKIQIQALCEKIHNDKNHE
- the LOC119989560 gene encoding uncharacterized protein LOC119989560 isoform X1, which gives rise to MEKYRIPKSPDLTSRHLPSTFGDDDIAVVFEESQKRFSLHEQGVSQFTQAAGTSRRLNVTLPNHSNEPMISSQIPNVCNTGENFPISKKEPSEKKRLCDKAYRERLKRERKMMETDLVMVGSENEDLKRENGRLRSEKDLMDQYLQTRAAENQILKTEICYLRGKISHQQVLVDAFSRKLLLSNHEDHQLSMLRQERARLHEITWNDQMEEKRRILDTKINLEHQNRTLKIQIQALCEKIHNDKNHE